The segment gcatacacacattgcactttatttttttcctagatgaagaaagcaaggcttagagaggaaagtgacttgcccatggtcatccTGGCCAGTAATTGAGGTGTATCTAACTATTCTTTGCTGGATGAAGACAAAGGCCAGTAAAAAGGATTTTACCACAATGTGGGCATTTAGAGCCCAGGACAGAGGCTATTCCTGTGGCTGGGGATACAACTATAGGAACAAAAGACAAGGAAAGGTAAAATCATACTTAAGTAAATGTTGGACATGGAATCAAAAAaagttgggttcaaattctgactcagactCTTACCACTTgtttgaccctgaacaagttacttgaTGTCTCATGGCCTTAGTaccccatctgtaaaaaaaaggaaGTCAGCCTGCACAATACCTTTCAATTACCTATGAAATGTTACAGAACAAAAATTGACAGGGCTGAGGGATGAATGAACTAGATAGTGAGGgaagagagaatggagaagatgaaaaGTCAGGGCCAAAGTGATTATATTGCTCTCTCCAGTGCTCGTTACAATGCCAAAATATTGTaagaatataattaaatatttttccttccttttttccttcccaccttcctttaCTCCTTTCACTCTAAGTCCTATGTGTTGTCACGAATAGCAATGTTGGTAATGCTCAGTATTGATTACTGATACTGATCACTTCTGAGTTGAAATCCCCTCATGCAACTTCTTGATCATGGAGCATATTCTTCAGAGCCCTTCTCAATTTTGAGCTCTTCAGAATCAGGAAGGCAGGATGAATGGAAATACCAGAATAGATCACTACCTCCCATACCCAATACCAAGAGCTGCAAACTGAAATAGGTGCTATGGCGGTGATTATCAGAGGCAGAAAATATGATGTGAAGaagatgatgaggaagaaaagtgaCTTCAAGGTTGTAACATGGACCTGCATACTTGGTTGCTGATGATCAGCATTATGGTGCTTCATGTTCCTCAAGTGTTGGCACAGGGAGGAAATGAGCAAGatgatggaggaaaggaagaagaggaaaggaattaaCAAAGTAAACATTTGCAGTGGCATTAAAAAATTCCACTCTAAGGCTCTTGTGATATCATACAAGGTGATCTTTTTGGAGTAGTTCCCAGTGTCTGACAATTGGAAAACAAGAT is part of the Notamacropus eugenii isolate mMacEug1 chromosome 3, mMacEug1.pri_v2, whole genome shotgun sequence genome and harbors:
- the LOC140531213 gene encoding taste receptor type 2 member 134-like; amino-acid sequence: MPSLLIIFLMIVFLLESTIGIIGNGFIIIVLGREWVQYWTLPSGDMILASLGISRFFLQWVAIFTNFDTYFFLTSKKLYFDIFWNFANMVSFWFTTCLAVFYCVKISSFTHPIFLWLKWRISRIVPWLLLWSLLIPTLIYISVYVKIYLVFQLSDTGNYSKKITLYDITRALEWNFLMPLQMFTLLIPFLFFLSSIILLISSLCQHLRNMKHHNADHQQPSMQVHVTTLKSLFFLIIFFTSYFLPLIITAIAPISVCSSWYWVWEVVIYSGISIHPAFLILKSSKLRRALKNMLHDQEVA